From one Dysidea avara chromosome 9, odDysAvar1.4, whole genome shotgun sequence genomic stretch:
- the LOC136265665 gene encoding uncharacterized protein isoform X1 produces the protein MRKSSRAEVPMERYCFDYPRELFPVQQQSGLKEGYGKLSGWLSDGSLKRSGRHHVYNPLTSCFPLQRPNFCFFPYEKPLCGGVSGDKASWIARSTREQINFFHSTYHDVYVPQNVLNELCEEAARDFVTNNGSQVPNGCLGFRPCGLDSVLGAVYHPSGADMQQFTVGLLVDNKVLCTRSDSSGLDNSFVNYSKNCATHCVHEIDCYQMPSPIKEISVTTCHAKEVMGVRSDYHCAFFTDCTVNKSSELVKHYESCLLQNSEDGDLPQFQCIEHLGVAKCSKPTSAFCINSHSLEEVLLIVNNGTLHLWNLETGVVQPHLSLTVSELSHWWDCCYAAHPRQAIIADCTSISLLDFRNSARELCPLLKTHHNPVTALSSHPLHPYHTIVATVESLLVLDLRQPYQPLLTIHLGDYDSTPISVNSSCYMEVTATDSSDTTVLLSSHQQQLLINYAGGYVKWNGISQRPNVPAPRLTMNPHLIPHYNSLLNDGPDNAASYRLTSPLIGSCIVKSNDTEVQGIIELSQLGDLFYHEWNYVDNTDCCKSVSLPAIDETLWGLWQQEAAVQEQHCLPYQEESLCGIQSIDLGPLAEYIVDTDGVLKCLLCHSYQSAINNSSTGDPAGNLCAVCGCKLVPTKNCDVSVSADSGPQLLMQSCDLSSIATDEQSLVFDLWKSWNQEQPAVNKTEVSLPQTSEVPILSSARGRKRTRSGAKRIGF, from the exons ATGCGTAAATCTTCACGTGCTGAAGTCCCAATGGAGCGGTATTGTTTTGATTATCCTCGTGAATTGTTTCCAGTTCAGCAACAGTCAGGACTCAAGGAAGGCTACGGAAAACTGTCAGGATGGCTCTCTGATGGATCACTCAAACGCTCAG GACGCCATCATGTTTACAATCCACTCACTTCGTGCTTTCCTTTGCAAAGACCAAACTTCT GTTTTTTCCCATATGAGAAGCCACTATGTGGAGGTGTTTCTGGTGATAAAGCTAGCTGGATTGCCAGGTCTACTAGAGAACAA ATAAATTTCTTTCATTCAACATACCATGATGTTTATGTCCCACAAAATGTGCTTAATGAATTATGTGAAGAAGCTGCAAGAGACTTTGTGACCAACAAT ggaagccaagTACCCAATGGCTGTTTAGGGTTTAGACCATGTGGTCTTGATTCAGTGCTGGGTGCAGTGTATCATCCATCTGGTGCTGACATGCAACAATTCA CTGTTGGTCTGCTGGTTGACAACAAGGTGTTGTGTACAAGGTCAGATTCAAGTGGTCTAGACAACAGTTTTGTAAACTATTCTAAGAATTGTGCAACTCACTGTGTCCATGAAATTGATTGCTATCAAATGCCATCACCGATTAAAGAAATATCAGTAACCACTTGTCATGCAAAAG AGGTGATGGGTGTTCGAAGTGATTACCATTGTGCCTTCTTCACTGATTGTACTGTCAATAAATCTTCTGAATTAGTTAAACACTATGAGAGTTGTTTATTGCAG AATTCTGAAGATGGTGATCTTCCACAGTTTCAATGCATTGAACATCTTGGGGTAGCAAAATGCAGCAAACCTACTAGTGCATTTTGTATCAA CTCACATTCTCTGGAAGAGGTGTTGCTGATTGTAAACAATGGCACACTACACCTCTGGAATTTGGAGACAGG GGTAGTTCAACCACACCTATCTCTTACTGTCTCTGAGCTCTCTCACTGGTGGGACTGCTGTTATGCTGCCCACCCAAGACAAGCAATCATTGCTGACTGTACTTCAATCAGTTTGCTGGATTTCAGG AACTCAGCCAGAGAGTTGTGTCCACTACTTAAAACTCACCACAATCCTGTCACAGCTCTCTCCTCTCATCCACTTCATCCTTATCATACAATAGTTGCCACTGTGGAATCCTTATTAGTTCTAGATCTACGTCAGCCATACCAAcca CTGTTAACTATTCACCTTGGCGATTATGACAGCACTCCGATTTCAGTCAACTCAAGCTGTTACATGGAAGTCACAGCCACAGATTCTTCAGACA CTACTGTACTTTTGTCATCCCATCAGCAACAATTGTTGATTAATTACGCTG GTGGCTACGTCAAGTGGAATGGGATATCTCAAAGGCCAAATGTTCCAGCACCTCGTCTCACTATGAATCCACACTTAATCCCACATTACAA TTCATTATTAAATGATGGTCCAGACAATGCTGCTTCATATCGTCTCACCAGTCCCTTGATAGGATCATGTATTGTAAAATCTAATGATACTGAAGTACAGGGAATTATTGAG CTGTCTCAGTTAGGGGACTTATTCTATCATGAATGGAACTATGTGGACAATACAGACTGCTGTAAGTCTGTCAGCTTACCAGCCATAGATGAGACATTGTGGGGATTATGGCAGCAGGAAGCTGCTGTACAAGAACAG CACTGTCTACCGTATCAAGAGGAATCTCTGTGTGGGATACAGTCAATTGATTTAGGGCCCCTAGCAGAAT ATATTGTTGACACGGACGGTGTTCTGAAGTGTCTACTGTGCCATTCTTATCAGAGTGCCATCAATAATTCCAGCACTGGAGACCCTGCAGGGAACTTGTGTGCAGTGTGTGGGTGTAAACTTGTTCCTACCAAGAACTGTGATGTGTCTGTATCTGCTGATTCCGGACCACAACTATTAATGCAGTCTTGTGACTTGAGTTCTATTGCAACAGATGAACAGAGTTTGGTGTTTGACCTCTGGAAGTCATGGAACCAAGAGCAACCAGCTGTCAATAAGACAGAGGTATCTTTGCCTCAGACGTCAGAAGTGCCTATTTTATCTAGTGCTAGAGGACGTAAGAGAACACGATCTGGTGCTAAGAGAATCGGATTTTAA
- the LOC136265678 gene encoding ribosomal RNA-processing protein 7 homolog A-like: MMAEGTHGGFTPIKVKFETVNSVRSVHTIFCKVHVIRQEHSKVPNHRTLFTLGWPAYCDSDCIKNLFSRAGEVEFVQLQNKVGFDEDAEVPATGFKVAYVVFDSTESASEALQLGGRKKSVLCKVGHTGLAKWCSNYAENRKAVKLIESTAADFMADYDTRKLEDEQMKKELQEPDDDGWITVTKKNPKLATQGKRYRQKRKKKELLNFYQFQLRETKRQQIAELRRKFEEDKQKVAEMKSKRKFKPY, translated from the exons ATGATGGCAGAAG GTACACATGGCGGGTTTACTCCCATCAAGGTCAAGTTTGAAACGGTGAATAGCGTGCGTTCGGTTCACACGATTTTTTGTAAAGTACACGTGATCCGGCAAGAACACTCCAAGGTGCCTAACCATAGAACACTATTCACATTGGGATGGCCAGCCTATTGTGACAGTGACTGCATTAAGAACTTATTTTCACGTGCTGGTGAGGTTGAATTTGTTCAATTGCAAAATAAAGTAGGATTTGATGAAGATGCAGAAGTTCCAGCAACAGGATTCAAAGTGGCTTATGTTGTATTTGACAGCACTGAGTCTGCTAGTGAAGCTCTGCAATTAGGTGGTCGTAAAAAATCAGTTTTATGTAAAGTTGGACACACTGGTTTAGCCAAATGGTGTTCAAATTATGCAGAAAATCGTAAGGCTGTAAAGTTAATTGAGAGCACAGCAGCTGACTTTATGGCCGACTACGATACTAGAAAATTGGAGGATGAGCAGATGAAGAAAGAACTACAAGAACCAGATGATGATGGTTGGATTACTGTGACAAAGAAAAACCCTAAACTTGCAACACAGGGTAAACGGTATCGGCAGAAAAGGAAAAAGAAAGAACTACTCAATTTCTACCAGTTTCAATTACGGGAAACTAAGCGTCAGCAAATAGCAGAGCTGAGGCGGAAGTTTGAAGAAGACAAACAGAAAGTAGCAGAAATGAAAAGCAAACGAAAATTTAAACCATATTAG
- the LOC136265665 gene encoding uncharacterized protein isoform X2, whose translation MRKSSRAEVPMERYCFDYPRELFPVQQQSGLKEGYGKLSGWLSDGSLKRSGFFPYEKPLCGGVSGDKASWIARSTREQINFFHSTYHDVYVPQNVLNELCEEAARDFVTNNGSQVPNGCLGFRPCGLDSVLGAVYHPSGADMQQFTVGLLVDNKVLCTRSDSSGLDNSFVNYSKNCATHCVHEIDCYQMPSPIKEISVTTCHAKEVMGVRSDYHCAFFTDCTVNKSSELVKHYESCLLQNSEDGDLPQFQCIEHLGVAKCSKPTSAFCINSHSLEEVLLIVNNGTLHLWNLETGVVQPHLSLTVSELSHWWDCCYAAHPRQAIIADCTSISLLDFRNSARELCPLLKTHHNPVTALSSHPLHPYHTIVATVESLLVLDLRQPYQPLLTIHLGDYDSTPISVNSSCYMEVTATDSSDTTVLLSSHQQQLLINYAGGYVKWNGISQRPNVPAPRLTMNPHLIPHYNSLLNDGPDNAASYRLTSPLIGSCIVKSNDTEVQGIIELSQLGDLFYHEWNYVDNTDCCKSVSLPAIDETLWGLWQQEAAVQEQHCLPYQEESLCGIQSIDLGPLAEYIVDTDGVLKCLLCHSYQSAINNSSTGDPAGNLCAVCGCKLVPTKNCDVSVSADSGPQLLMQSCDLSSIATDEQSLVFDLWKSWNQEQPAVNKTEVSLPQTSEVPILSSARGRKRTRSGAKRIGF comes from the exons ATGCGTAAATCTTCACGTGCTGAAGTCCCAATGGAGCGGTATTGTTTTGATTATCCTCGTGAATTGTTTCCAGTTCAGCAACAGTCAGGACTCAAGGAAGGCTACGGAAAACTGTCAGGATGGCTCTCTGATGGATCACTCAAACGCTCAG GTTTTTTCCCATATGAGAAGCCACTATGTGGAGGTGTTTCTGGTGATAAAGCTAGCTGGATTGCCAGGTCTACTAGAGAACAA ATAAATTTCTTTCATTCAACATACCATGATGTTTATGTCCCACAAAATGTGCTTAATGAATTATGTGAAGAAGCTGCAAGAGACTTTGTGACCAACAAT ggaagccaagTACCCAATGGCTGTTTAGGGTTTAGACCATGTGGTCTTGATTCAGTGCTGGGTGCAGTGTATCATCCATCTGGTGCTGACATGCAACAATTCA CTGTTGGTCTGCTGGTTGACAACAAGGTGTTGTGTACAAGGTCAGATTCAAGTGGTCTAGACAACAGTTTTGTAAACTATTCTAAGAATTGTGCAACTCACTGTGTCCATGAAATTGATTGCTATCAAATGCCATCACCGATTAAAGAAATATCAGTAACCACTTGTCATGCAAAAG AGGTGATGGGTGTTCGAAGTGATTACCATTGTGCCTTCTTCACTGATTGTACTGTCAATAAATCTTCTGAATTAGTTAAACACTATGAGAGTTGTTTATTGCAG AATTCTGAAGATGGTGATCTTCCACAGTTTCAATGCATTGAACATCTTGGGGTAGCAAAATGCAGCAAACCTACTAGTGCATTTTGTATCAA CTCACATTCTCTGGAAGAGGTGTTGCTGATTGTAAACAATGGCACACTACACCTCTGGAATTTGGAGACAGG GGTAGTTCAACCACACCTATCTCTTACTGTCTCTGAGCTCTCTCACTGGTGGGACTGCTGTTATGCTGCCCACCCAAGACAAGCAATCATTGCTGACTGTACTTCAATCAGTTTGCTGGATTTCAGG AACTCAGCCAGAGAGTTGTGTCCACTACTTAAAACTCACCACAATCCTGTCACAGCTCTCTCCTCTCATCCACTTCATCCTTATCATACAATAGTTGCCACTGTGGAATCCTTATTAGTTCTAGATCTACGTCAGCCATACCAAcca CTGTTAACTATTCACCTTGGCGATTATGACAGCACTCCGATTTCAGTCAACTCAAGCTGTTACATGGAAGTCACAGCCACAGATTCTTCAGACA CTACTGTACTTTTGTCATCCCATCAGCAACAATTGTTGATTAATTACGCTG GTGGCTACGTCAAGTGGAATGGGATATCTCAAAGGCCAAATGTTCCAGCACCTCGTCTCACTATGAATCCACACTTAATCCCACATTACAA TTCATTATTAAATGATGGTCCAGACAATGCTGCTTCATATCGTCTCACCAGTCCCTTGATAGGATCATGTATTGTAAAATCTAATGATACTGAAGTACAGGGAATTATTGAG CTGTCTCAGTTAGGGGACTTATTCTATCATGAATGGAACTATGTGGACAATACAGACTGCTGTAAGTCTGTCAGCTTACCAGCCATAGATGAGACATTGTGGGGATTATGGCAGCAGGAAGCTGCTGTACAAGAACAG CACTGTCTACCGTATCAAGAGGAATCTCTGTGTGGGATACAGTCAATTGATTTAGGGCCCCTAGCAGAAT ATATTGTTGACACGGACGGTGTTCTGAAGTGTCTACTGTGCCATTCTTATCAGAGTGCCATCAATAATTCCAGCACTGGAGACCCTGCAGGGAACTTGTGTGCAGTGTGTGGGTGTAAACTTGTTCCTACCAAGAACTGTGATGTGTCTGTATCTGCTGATTCCGGACCACAACTATTAATGCAGTCTTGTGACTTGAGTTCTATTGCAACAGATGAACAGAGTTTGGTGTTTGACCTCTGGAAGTCATGGAACCAAGAGCAACCAGCTGTCAATAAGACAGAGGTATCTTTGCCTCAGACGTCAGAAGTGCCTATTTTATCTAGTGCTAGAGGACGTAAGAGAACACGATCTGGTGCTAAGAGAATCGGATTTTAA